Proteins encoded within one genomic window of Eurosta solidaginis isolate ZX-2024a chromosome 1, ASM4086904v1, whole genome shotgun sequence:
- the Irk1 gene encoding G protein-activated inward rectifier potassium channel 3 isoform X2, giving the protein MNSSKNILPSFDMNNSWHCTVFLLLQMWIILMCLVFFSCFPLRGLQWYRQTRFSSRRVRKRVIFKHGECNVVQGNVAKRRRRYLQDIFTTLVDAQWRWTMAIFALSFIISWALFAFVWWVIAYAHGDFEYIYNRDFFPERNENVTHRMCVTEVRSFVSAFLYSVETQTTIGYGNRYVTEECPEAIFIMCLQCILGVFIQAFMVGIVFAKLSRPKKRAQTLLFSRNAVICHRDGVPCLMFRVGDMRKSHIIEAHVRAQIIRKKVTKEGEILPFYQQELTVGADGGEDRLMFIWPTTIVHKIDRNSPLYMLSASDMLKERFEVVCMLEGVIESTGMTTQARSSYLPSEILWGHRFVNVVSFRKETGEYEVDYTLFNNTYDVDTPLCSAKQLDDVKAEYAKNNKLGLERAFSAGLTHIPSTISVDRLDPNSDESLDSRLHTRNNSIPNGVLAEELQPLNGGGGSYHYVPPSFTVGGSAIQIPSLALSTNLHSINEKTNSGSSSSSSLNNLSIIPPAPSTLSPAMVNTTNNNNNNNHAHDKSNGGGGSNGSSSGSSVRRTPSSVRRLSIKQDQLSVDSLC; this is encoded by the exons ATGAATTCTTCAAAAAACATACTCCCCTCATTTGACATGAATAATTCGTGGCATTGTacagtttttttattattacaaatGTGGATTATTTTGATGTGCTTAGTGTTTTTTTCATGCTTTCCACTACGAGGCTTGCAATG GTATCGACAGACACGTTTCAGTTCTCGGCGCGTACGTAAACGTGTTATCTTCAAGCATGGCGAGTGTAATGTGGTTCAAGGTAATGTAGCAAAGCGGCGACGGAGATATCTGCAG GACATTTTCACTACACTTGTCGATGCTCAATGGCGTTGGACAATGGCCATTTTTGCACTTAGTTTCATCATTTCGTGGGCGTTATTCGCATTCGTGTGGTGGGTGATCGCGTATGCGCACGGCGATTTCGAATATATTTACAATCGGGATTTCTTTCCCGAACGCAATGAGAACGTAACACATCGAATGTGTGTGACAGAGGTGCGTAGCTTTGTGTCAGCTTTTCTTTACTCGGTGGAAACACAAACAACAATAGGCTACGGTAACCGTTATGTTACGGAGGAATGCCCAGAGGCGATATTTATTATGTGTCTACAATGTATTTTGGGTGTATTCATACAAGCATTTATGGTTGGTATTGTATTTGCGAAATTATCTCGTCCAAAGAAACGTGCACAAACTTTGCTCTTCTCGCGTAATGCTGTGATTTGTCATCGGGATGGTGTGCCATGTCTGATGTTTAGAGTGGGTGATATGAGAAAGAGTCATATTATTGAGGCGCATGTTAGAGCACAAATTATAAGAAAGAAG GTCACAAAAGAAGGTGAAATATTACCATTCTATCAGCAGGAACTAACTGTGGGTGCTGACGGTGGTGAAGATCGTTTGATGTTCATTTGGCCAACAACAATTGTGCACAAAATTGATCGAAATAGTCCGCTCTATATGCTGTCAGCATCGGATATGTTGAAAGAACGTTTTGAAGTCGTTTGTATGTTGG AGGGTGTTATCGAATCGACTGGCATGACGACACAAGCGCGCAGCAGTTACCTGCCCTCAGAGATTCTTTGGGGACATCGTTTTGTAAATGTGGTATCGTTTCGTAAGGAGACTGGCGAGTATGAAGTGGACTACACGTTATTCAATAACACCTACGATGTGGATACGCCACTGTGTAGTGCCAAACAATTGGATGATGTAAAGGCTGAATATGCCAAGAACAACAAATTAGGGTTAG AACGCGCCTTCTCCGCCGGGCTCACACACATACCGTCCACCATATCTGTGGATCGTTTAGATCCGAATAGCGATGAGTCGCTAGATTCACGTTTACACACGCGCAACAATTCCATCCCCAATGGTGTGTTGGCCGAAGAGTTGCAACCATTAAATGGTGGTGGTGGCAGTTATCATTATGTGCCACCATCATTTACAGTGGGCGGTTCAGCGATACAAATACCATCGTTGGCACTCTCCACAAATCTGCATAGTATTAATGAGAAAACAAATTCTGGCAGCAGTAGTAGCAGTAGCTTAAATAATCTCAGCATTATTCCACCCGCACCAAGTACGCTCTCACCGGCAATGGTGAATACAacgaataataacaacaataataatcacGCGCACGATAAGAGTAATGGTGGCGGCGGTAGTAATGGTAGCAGCAGTGGTTCATCTGTAAGAAGAACACCATCAAGTGTACGACGTTTATCGATAAAACAAGATCAATTATCGGTTGATTCGCTCTGCTGA
- the Irk1 gene encoding G protein-activated inward rectifier potassium channel 3 isoform X4: protein MQKISKLLILVLRRLPTTMMCNQLIRRYRQTRFSSRRVRKRVIFKHGECNVVQGNVAKRRRRYLQDIFTTLVDAQWRWTMAIFALSFIISWALFAFVWWVIAYAHGDFEYIYNRDFFPERNENVTHRMCVTEVRSFVSAFLYSVETQTTIGYGNRYVTEECPEAIFIMCLQCILGVFIQAFMVGIVFAKLSRPKKRAQTLLFSRNAVICHRDGVPCLMFRVGDMRKSHIIEAHVRAQIIRKKVTKEGEILPFYQQELTVGADGGEDRLMFIWPTTIVHKIDRNSPLYMLSASDMLKERFEVVCMLEGVIESTGMTTQARSSYLPSEILWGHRFVNVVSFRKETGEYEVDYTLFNNTYDVDTPLCSAKQLDDVKAEYAKNNKLGLERAFSAGLTHIPSTISVDRLDPNSDESLDSRLHTRNNSIPNGVLAEELQPLNGGGGSYHYVPPSFTVGGSAIQIPSLALSTNLHSINEKTNSGSSSSSSLNNLSIIPPAPSTLSPAMVNTTNNNNNNNHAHDKSNGGGGSNGSSSGSSVRRTPSSVRRLSIKQDQLSVDSLC, encoded by the exons ATGCAGAAAATATCAAAACTGCTGATTCTTGTATTGAGAAGACTACCAACGACAATGATGTGCAACCAGCTCATCAGAAG GTATCGACAGACACGTTTCAGTTCTCGGCGCGTACGTAAACGTGTTATCTTCAAGCATGGCGAGTGTAATGTGGTTCAAGGTAATGTAGCAAAGCGGCGACGGAGATATCTGCAG GACATTTTCACTACACTTGTCGATGCTCAATGGCGTTGGACAATGGCCATTTTTGCACTTAGTTTCATCATTTCGTGGGCGTTATTCGCATTCGTGTGGTGGGTGATCGCGTATGCGCACGGCGATTTCGAATATATTTACAATCGGGATTTCTTTCCCGAACGCAATGAGAACGTAACACATCGAATGTGTGTGACAGAGGTGCGTAGCTTTGTGTCAGCTTTTCTTTACTCGGTGGAAACACAAACAACAATAGGCTACGGTAACCGTTATGTTACGGAGGAATGCCCAGAGGCGATATTTATTATGTGTCTACAATGTATTTTGGGTGTATTCATACAAGCATTTATGGTTGGTATTGTATTTGCGAAATTATCTCGTCCAAAGAAACGTGCACAAACTTTGCTCTTCTCGCGTAATGCTGTGATTTGTCATCGGGATGGTGTGCCATGTCTGATGTTTAGAGTGGGTGATATGAGAAAGAGTCATATTATTGAGGCGCATGTTAGAGCACAAATTATAAGAAAGAAG GTCACAAAAGAAGGTGAAATATTACCATTCTATCAGCAGGAACTAACTGTGGGTGCTGACGGTGGTGAAGATCGTTTGATGTTCATTTGGCCAACAACAATTGTGCACAAAATTGATCGAAATAGTCCGCTCTATATGCTGTCAGCATCGGATATGTTGAAAGAACGTTTTGAAGTCGTTTGTATGTTGG AGGGTGTTATCGAATCGACTGGCATGACGACACAAGCGCGCAGCAGTTACCTGCCCTCAGAGATTCTTTGGGGACATCGTTTTGTAAATGTGGTATCGTTTCGTAAGGAGACTGGCGAGTATGAAGTGGACTACACGTTATTCAATAACACCTACGATGTGGATACGCCACTGTGTAGTGCCAAACAATTGGATGATGTAAAGGCTGAATATGCCAAGAACAACAAATTAGGGTTAG AACGCGCCTTCTCCGCCGGGCTCACACACATACCGTCCACCATATCTGTGGATCGTTTAGATCCGAATAGCGATGAGTCGCTAGATTCACGTTTACACACGCGCAACAATTCCATCCCCAATGGTGTGTTGGCCGAAGAGTTGCAACCATTAAATGGTGGTGGTGGCAGTTATCATTATGTGCCACCATCATTTACAGTGGGCGGTTCAGCGATACAAATACCATCGTTGGCACTCTCCACAAATCTGCATAGTATTAATGAGAAAACAAATTCTGGCAGCAGTAGTAGCAGTAGCTTAAATAATCTCAGCATTATTCCACCCGCACCAAGTACGCTCTCACCGGCAATGGTGAATACAacgaataataacaacaataataatcacGCGCACGATAAGAGTAATGGTGGCGGCGGTAGTAATGGTAGCAGCAGTGGTTCATCTGTAAGAAGAACACCATCAAGTGTACGACGTTTATCGATAAAACAAGATCAATTATCGGTTGATTCGCTCTGCTGA
- the Irk1 gene encoding G protein-activated inward rectifier potassium channel 3 isoform X3: protein MCLATTKFAYKMPEIRRNLSRLSMLMFRPTYSSEPGWRAELLRYRQTRFSSRRVRKRVIFKHGECNVVQGNVAKRRRRYLQDIFTTLVDAQWRWTMAIFALSFIISWALFAFVWWVIAYAHGDFEYIYNRDFFPERNENVTHRMCVTEVRSFVSAFLYSVETQTTIGYGNRYVTEECPEAIFIMCLQCILGVFIQAFMVGIVFAKLSRPKKRAQTLLFSRNAVICHRDGVPCLMFRVGDMRKSHIIEAHVRAQIIRKKVTKEGEILPFYQQELTVGADGGEDRLMFIWPTTIVHKIDRNSPLYMLSASDMLKERFEVVCMLEGVIESTGMTTQARSSYLPSEILWGHRFVNVVSFRKETGEYEVDYTLFNNTYDVDTPLCSAKQLDDVKAEYAKNNKLGLERAFSAGLTHIPSTISVDRLDPNSDESLDSRLHTRNNSIPNGVLAEELQPLNGGGGSYHYVPPSFTVGGSAIQIPSLALSTNLHSINEKTNSGSSSSSSLNNLSIIPPAPSTLSPAMVNTTNNNNNNNHAHDKSNGGGGSNGSSSGSSVRRTPSSVRRLSIKQDQLSVDSLC from the exons GTATCGACAGACACGTTTCAGTTCTCGGCGCGTACGTAAACGTGTTATCTTCAAGCATGGCGAGTGTAATGTGGTTCAAGGTAATGTAGCAAAGCGGCGACGGAGATATCTGCAG GACATTTTCACTACACTTGTCGATGCTCAATGGCGTTGGACAATGGCCATTTTTGCACTTAGTTTCATCATTTCGTGGGCGTTATTCGCATTCGTGTGGTGGGTGATCGCGTATGCGCACGGCGATTTCGAATATATTTACAATCGGGATTTCTTTCCCGAACGCAATGAGAACGTAACACATCGAATGTGTGTGACAGAGGTGCGTAGCTTTGTGTCAGCTTTTCTTTACTCGGTGGAAACACAAACAACAATAGGCTACGGTAACCGTTATGTTACGGAGGAATGCCCAGAGGCGATATTTATTATGTGTCTACAATGTATTTTGGGTGTATTCATACAAGCATTTATGGTTGGTATTGTATTTGCGAAATTATCTCGTCCAAAGAAACGTGCACAAACTTTGCTCTTCTCGCGTAATGCTGTGATTTGTCATCGGGATGGTGTGCCATGTCTGATGTTTAGAGTGGGTGATATGAGAAAGAGTCATATTATTGAGGCGCATGTTAGAGCACAAATTATAAGAAAGAAG GTCACAAAAGAAGGTGAAATATTACCATTCTATCAGCAGGAACTAACTGTGGGTGCTGACGGTGGTGAAGATCGTTTGATGTTCATTTGGCCAACAACAATTGTGCACAAAATTGATCGAAATAGTCCGCTCTATATGCTGTCAGCATCGGATATGTTGAAAGAACGTTTTGAAGTCGTTTGTATGTTGG AGGGTGTTATCGAATCGACTGGCATGACGACACAAGCGCGCAGCAGTTACCTGCCCTCAGAGATTCTTTGGGGACATCGTTTTGTAAATGTGGTATCGTTTCGTAAGGAGACTGGCGAGTATGAAGTGGACTACACGTTATTCAATAACACCTACGATGTGGATACGCCACTGTGTAGTGCCAAACAATTGGATGATGTAAAGGCTGAATATGCCAAGAACAACAAATTAGGGTTAG AACGCGCCTTCTCCGCCGGGCTCACACACATACCGTCCACCATATCTGTGGATCGTTTAGATCCGAATAGCGATGAGTCGCTAGATTCACGTTTACACACGCGCAACAATTCCATCCCCAATGGTGTGTTGGCCGAAGAGTTGCAACCATTAAATGGTGGTGGTGGCAGTTATCATTATGTGCCACCATCATTTACAGTGGGCGGTTCAGCGATACAAATACCATCGTTGGCACTCTCCACAAATCTGCATAGTATTAATGAGAAAACAAATTCTGGCAGCAGTAGTAGCAGTAGCTTAAATAATCTCAGCATTATTCCACCCGCACCAAGTACGCTCTCACCGGCAATGGTGAATACAacgaataataacaacaataataatcacGCGCACGATAAGAGTAATGGTGGCGGCGGTAGTAATGGTAGCAGCAGTGGTTCATCTGTAAGAAGAACACCATCAAGTGTACGACGTTTATCGATAAAACAAGATCAATTATCGGTTGATTCGCTCTGCTGA
- the Irk1 gene encoding G protein-activated inward rectifier potassium channel 3 isoform X5, protein MKRLMTWERDLVDAMYGYRQTRFSSRRVRKRVIFKHGECNVVQGNVAKRRRRYLQDIFTTLVDAQWRWTMAIFALSFIISWALFAFVWWVIAYAHGDFEYIYNRDFFPERNENVTHRMCVTEVRSFVSAFLYSVETQTTIGYGNRYVTEECPEAIFIMCLQCILGVFIQAFMVGIVFAKLSRPKKRAQTLLFSRNAVICHRDGVPCLMFRVGDMRKSHIIEAHVRAQIIRKKVTKEGEILPFYQQELTVGADGGEDRLMFIWPTTIVHKIDRNSPLYMLSASDMLKERFEVVCMLEGVIESTGMTTQARSSYLPSEILWGHRFVNVVSFRKETGEYEVDYTLFNNTYDVDTPLCSAKQLDDVKAEYAKNNKLGLERAFSAGLTHIPSTISVDRLDPNSDESLDSRLHTRNNSIPNGVLAEELQPLNGGGGSYHYVPPSFTVGGSAIQIPSLALSTNLHSINEKTNSGSSSSSSLNNLSIIPPAPSTLSPAMVNTTNNNNNNNHAHDKSNGGGGSNGSSSGSSVRRTPSSVRRLSIKQDQLSVDSLC, encoded by the exons GTATCGACAGACACGTTTCAGTTCTCGGCGCGTACGTAAACGTGTTATCTTCAAGCATGGCGAGTGTAATGTGGTTCAAGGTAATGTAGCAAAGCGGCGACGGAGATATCTGCAG GACATTTTCACTACACTTGTCGATGCTCAATGGCGTTGGACAATGGCCATTTTTGCACTTAGTTTCATCATTTCGTGGGCGTTATTCGCATTCGTGTGGTGGGTGATCGCGTATGCGCACGGCGATTTCGAATATATTTACAATCGGGATTTCTTTCCCGAACGCAATGAGAACGTAACACATCGAATGTGTGTGACAGAGGTGCGTAGCTTTGTGTCAGCTTTTCTTTACTCGGTGGAAACACAAACAACAATAGGCTACGGTAACCGTTATGTTACGGAGGAATGCCCAGAGGCGATATTTATTATGTGTCTACAATGTATTTTGGGTGTATTCATACAAGCATTTATGGTTGGTATTGTATTTGCGAAATTATCTCGTCCAAAGAAACGTGCACAAACTTTGCTCTTCTCGCGTAATGCTGTGATTTGTCATCGGGATGGTGTGCCATGTCTGATGTTTAGAGTGGGTGATATGAGAAAGAGTCATATTATTGAGGCGCATGTTAGAGCACAAATTATAAGAAAGAAG GTCACAAAAGAAGGTGAAATATTACCATTCTATCAGCAGGAACTAACTGTGGGTGCTGACGGTGGTGAAGATCGTTTGATGTTCATTTGGCCAACAACAATTGTGCACAAAATTGATCGAAATAGTCCGCTCTATATGCTGTCAGCATCGGATATGTTGAAAGAACGTTTTGAAGTCGTTTGTATGTTGG AGGGTGTTATCGAATCGACTGGCATGACGACACAAGCGCGCAGCAGTTACCTGCCCTCAGAGATTCTTTGGGGACATCGTTTTGTAAATGTGGTATCGTTTCGTAAGGAGACTGGCGAGTATGAAGTGGACTACACGTTATTCAATAACACCTACGATGTGGATACGCCACTGTGTAGTGCCAAACAATTGGATGATGTAAAGGCTGAATATGCCAAGAACAACAAATTAGGGTTAG AACGCGCCTTCTCCGCCGGGCTCACACACATACCGTCCACCATATCTGTGGATCGTTTAGATCCGAATAGCGATGAGTCGCTAGATTCACGTTTACACACGCGCAACAATTCCATCCCCAATGGTGTGTTGGCCGAAGAGTTGCAACCATTAAATGGTGGTGGTGGCAGTTATCATTATGTGCCACCATCATTTACAGTGGGCGGTTCAGCGATACAAATACCATCGTTGGCACTCTCCACAAATCTGCATAGTATTAATGAGAAAACAAATTCTGGCAGCAGTAGTAGCAGTAGCTTAAATAATCTCAGCATTATTCCACCCGCACCAAGTACGCTCTCACCGGCAATGGTGAATACAacgaataataacaacaataataatcacGCGCACGATAAGAGTAATGGTGGCGGCGGTAGTAATGGTAGCAGCAGTGGTTCATCTGTAAGAAGAACACCATCAAGTGTACGACGTTTATCGATAAAACAAGATCAATTATCGGTTGATTCGCTCTGCTGA